The nucleotide window GTGATCAAAACACAGCCtaaccagcttgctacaccagcaataccagctaaaaccaagctgggagaccagctaaaaccagatCGCCAGCTTATGcaggtcttagctggatttttcagtagggcataagcatacaacgcaacatatgtgaccctggaccacaaaaccagtcttactgtaagtagcacgggtatatttttagcaatagccaacaattgAGGTATATGGTCTCTTCAGCCAAGTTGAGGGACTTCTGCGATTGTGGCTCGTTGTTCCTGCCTCATCTGCTGAAGCAGAGAGAAACTTTAGTCCCTTGAAACATCTGAAGACCTGGTTGCGCTCTTCAATGTCACAAACCTAACTCAACAGTATGGCTGTTTGTCATGTTCACAGAGAGAGAATGTATAACTTGGACAAGAAGAAACTGTGTCAAGAATTTGTTAAAGTTACTGATCGGCACATGCATGTTTTGGGGTCAGTTTAGAATCAGTAATAGTTTATCTtgtttaagttactttttttggacAATATACATTgtttctttctgtatctaaaatgcattgcatgttatatttttgtgcaaatAAACTTTTAATATCTCTTGGttcttatattttatatttgcaATATTCCTTGATTCCTTGGATGTTAtgtttattatgtatatttaatgttttatattgAATTTTAGTTTGCCATGACGGCAAGTCACATTTATGCCATTAAGGTTATTTAACATGTACAAGTGTACACCTTTtctattaaaaaacaaacaacaaacatttataaacatatattttttttttcatctttTGCTAACAGTTATATAGAAACGTGGTTGCAACAAGAGTTTGTGCTCATTTAATTAAGAATatgacattttaaaacaaaaactaaCAGCTAAGACTAGTACAATTGCTAATGCAAGAACGACCAAAACACCTTTTTAGATACACTCAATGAAGACTCTTTGTCTTTCATATGTCACGTTTTGATCACCATGTAAGCGAAAAGATGCTGTAAATCTACCAGGTGTTTTTGTGACAGTGTGTAGAGGATAGAAATACAAACAACCCGGTGACACAGCGCTCGACTTATGAGGGCAGAAGTAGAAATACGCAGCTTTGACTCAAAGCGGAAAATGTGTGATGTCATGTGAAAATGGATGTGCTTGTGCTGTGATCTTCATGTTGGTTTGTCGGCAACTAAAATTCAACATCACAACATTCATATCATGATAAACATGCCATTATTTACAATATTCATCAACATGTTTATATGTTGAGTAAACAGTAAGTCTAAAAAGGCAaattaaaagacataaaaaatcACTTTGACTTGAATGAATGCACTACCTGAAGTCgtcatgtatttaataaaatataataaaataaatgtttttaaatgttgcaAAACAACACATGAACTTAGCATTAGCATTTTTTAATATTCAATTAAACAACCATAAACTATGTAGTAAGTAATATTTTTAAggattttaagttaaaaaaaaaaacactttaatgttGTTTGCTCCCTGTTATATTAAAAGTGATTTACTAAAACTTGTTTTGATTTAAGTGCTTTAAGGTTAGGTGTCAGTGGGAGTAGTCCTCTTTTCTTCTTGCTGTTTTTTAGTCCTCCCTGTCAGACACATCCACAGAAAGATGTAAAACCCtgccaaaataaacaacaatgaTCAAGTTGATGCGAGTTTCGGCCTGATATCCTGAGAATTCGCACATGCATTGTAAGTGTTGGCTATGAATTTATACgaagttaatcatgcaaaaaagttcatttatcataaaaaacaatacgGATACCCCAACCCTATTCTCAACATCaaaggggtcaaggcaaatcgtacaaaaatgtatgaatagTGTGATACCAATTGATACGAATCAGCCACCTTTATAAAAATCATACGATTTGCCATGAAATAGCGTTGCATTCAGTCCAAAATCTTTTCAAGTTTCTAAGTATGCTGCTAAGAATTAAAGTATCcactaaatgcataaatgcaaatgatTGAATGCATTAAAAATTGTGTAAAAAAGTTAGGAAATATACTTTTGCTGGAGGTGAGTCTACCTTGTGTTGAGTTGAAGATGCAGAAGAGGTAAAGAATAGGATAGTTTGTATATCCAGAAGTGAAAAAGGCCAAACCCCACGTGGTCCCCAGCAGAGACATTAAACCAAGAACTGTGCTGGCATTCTTGCAAGTGGTTTTGCTCTTAGGTCTGTTGTCTGATTTTTGTAGTCTAAAGATTAATCTGGACACTAAGATCAGGATTACAGAGTTGAACAGGAATACAAGGATAAAGTAGGAAATGTTCACAGCATAAAGGATGACACCATCTGTGGTCCAGCAGCtgtattaaacaaaataaacatgtttgaAGGTTTAAATAGATACAGAGATGTGTGGCACTGAGTGAGGAAAAACAGTACAGTTTAAGGAAAACTACAATCTTCAAATGTCAATATTTTATAAAGATTTATGAAGGCTTAAATCGATTGGCTTATTGAgaagaggtgtgctatgactttcaTAAGCGATCGGACGCACAATGTTCACATGGGtaaaaaaacacctgaaaaatccCATAAACTTTTTTCGGTTATATTATGCTATATATTGTGACATACAAGATTGTTCCTAAAGCTAAAATTGTCTTTTTATAAGTTTCcttattttaatacatttattttgaagtTCACTTGTGCCTATTTAGTGAAGTGTGTACTCCACTATTGAGACTTATTTGAATAAGGTATCTTGAGTGGAAATAATAATTCACATGTCAGTTTGGGGTACACTTTCATCAGAAAACAAGGGGTCCATGGAAATTCAGGACCCTGGCCATATCAGTGTTTTACCGACTGTCCATGGTAAATTGATAAATGGGGTTAcacatcatttattttacatttttgcattatagaagaaaaaatattatttgcatAGATCTGATAAATGTGGGCCATATtatttaacagtttttttatgtGTGCATCATGCAAGGAAGGAGATATTTGAGTATGTGAATAGATCTGACTGTTATTTGAGCCATCACTGAATGAATTTTACATTGTTTTACATTTGTGCATAATGCCAAAAAATCCATATGTAACAAATTCTAAAGAAATCATTTTGACATTTGAAGTCATAAATACGTTTGAGTTGGTTAAATTCGACTGCTATGGGCTGTTAAAGTGCATGCAGCATTGAGAAAACACATTTTCTATATCAAGTGCAAAATTATAATGTGAGGACTTACATTGCATTTGTTTGATTTGTGTCTGATAATGTGATATTTTTAGTACCATACACAGAACTACTGCTATGAACTGATAGCAAGCTTCCAACAAGAAGAGCTGGGACTCCTGTCAAGAGGAAAAGATCACAAAATCAGCCACATTTTAAACTAACTGTGCATTCAAAcggccaccggcgagagcgtcaaagtggccggaagtcattcattttcaatgagagccggcggcGAGCAGCGGCACGGCGCGTCATGTACagcgtgagcgtcgaggagagttgaaataagctcaactttatggtaatgagatatgacgcggttcggcggcaaccaatcggaaggcggaaatgttcaccggcaaccaatcggaaggcggaaacctccgcctgagaggagttcagagaatgcattcgagcgtcagagcgtccactacaacttttctttagcgtcgttgtcagggcagccagagcttttattgacgctctcgccggtggcggtctgaatgcacagtaagggtgtcaacaataatcgattcggcaatgcatcgcaatgcgcacatgcacgattcagcatcgatgcagcaaagtgccataatcgattatgtcaTTATATTTCAAGCAGCCATTGCTCTACATACAGGCTTCTAGccaataaaacaataaatcaaaCAAAGAAAACGAAGtgaaagttaaaaaaacaaaacaagaaaaacaaagcTGAGACTGCGTAAGACTATCAGTGTTCACAAACTGTCATGGTCCTGCCTTCTTGTCATAGTTTTTGTTCCTtgtggcaggatcatgacagccCCATGCTTTTTGTGTGGTAGCACATGGCTTTTGTGCTGTGTGCTTCCCTGTCTCGTCTTctgaccccgcccccttgtcTCCTTGTTAATTATCCCATTATTGTTTAATTCATATCACCTGCTacctcatcatttactctcctATTTAgtgcccttgtgtttgctgtccttgGTGATGGGAGAAATTAaacttttcgaagcttcgaatcaattgaacgaatagcttcgaaaattgattcagtttttcaaagcagttccaaacaccacacacgctggcgacccctgctggtcaaaagagtgtaaaagcagatatgtccaaacattttacacaaaacattttttttcaaaacaatagcccgatttggtaacactttattttgatggtCCCCCTATAGATAGTTTGTTGGCTATCAGTTACTTTTCAACTAACTATCTATAGGGGGaccatcaaaataaagtgttacccaagatttttattaaaatatgtttaaaaaaatgtttaacttaagacatagttaaaagtgtattatgtgtttttagttttatttggggcaaacaaatcattaaaactaactactcttttaattatgcacattttgtcattaaatctgtcaaaaagtagacaaaatggtagtgtaattagtcagaaggatacattttttatgaacttgcataataaaactgacccgagttcacctaaacatattagacactggtcatttgtgatcaactccccctagtggtgaaccatcggattttcgaaacgtttcgaaacagttctGACGTAAAGAAGCCTCGTTTGccaaaatcacgtgacttgggccagtttgaaacaagctccgaaccactgattcgaaacaaaagattcgtaaatgtttcgaagcctcatgaagcagtgcatcgaaaacgaccatcactagcTGTCCTGTGCTGGTTCGTTTTGTCTCATGTATGCCTGTTTCCTGTCCTGTCAGTaattttgccccctcgtgggcctttttgttattgttattaaaGTTTTGTGTTAAAAGTCTGCATCTGGGTTCTCCGCCTCGTGATTCTCCAACCTGTTTTTGTTTGAACCActttttcaaatgtatttgaaaaatgttcaactttgttTGCATTTTCAGTTCAGTTGGCAGGCTGTTCCAAAGCAGTGTACCTTGAACTGAAAATGTGGAAAATGTAATTAAACcaaatttacagcgtacctatttgtaacaacagggtacctctacagtacgtacttgtaggtataagggaataatattttaaccctcatgtgttgttggggatgttttcatccactaacaacacgaaggtagtaaatttgaacaatgcacaagggttaagtttggggtaataagggggtaagaatatgaagaattataaattatttatactctaagtattttataactacagggtacctattgtaatattatgtggtatgtatgacttagtcaaatCTTTGTGGAaattatgtgttatttttttattttattttattgcgtATGCTACTGCGGCTGCGCAGGTGTAGCGcgcggccgtctgcaggaggtttgcctgctggaacgcgatcctgaggtgaaatttctttaagaggttttaaaatcgttctacactgtggagtacggctgcgagtgatgttagcaggatccgcatgttgaataaggtgactggttttgttaatacatgactaacgcatttcaaacaagttgttttttcaagaaagttgccagCTAACGGTAGAAGCAGTTTAGCTAGCCTAAAGTTATtaactggctcagaaaactttgtttctgtcaaggcacagtgaagaaacatttactgaaggctttcatttatgttttttatatgtaatgcagaacagcatttgtgagacgacatcaactcatcatccgagtggacaagaacaccaacagaggaagccaagccgcaaaaacaatgaaaaattgtcatgactttttatttgaaataaaagttttgtgttaataaaaattaagtgttggcttaattatagtgttttaaagatgttttgaaataagttgttttaaaataaaaataacaatattctgtatgtttatggtatttaccctataacttttataacaagaggtgaacaaagcaccactttactgtagtttacagcccgcaaatatgagagttacctggtacatacacagaacaatcggggaataagccccactttaatttacagcacgcaaatataagagttacctggtacatacacagaacaagcggggaataagctccactttaatttacagcccgcaaatataagagttacctggtacatacacagaacaagcggggaataagccccactttaatttacagcccgcaaatataagagttacctggtacatacacagaacaagcggggaataagccccactttaatttacagcacgcaaatataagagttacctcctaactcatgtatacatatacatatacagatcaaagaggtacaagttgctattatttttattgtgtgttatattttatttgccgacgtggcttgtagacatcaactgtaggctatacaatacacttcatcaggtaagtagcatatatataaaaaaaaaaaattacacatagaccatattacccagaggcgtaagtcatacataccacgtaatattacaaaaggtaccctgtagttatgaaatacttagagaataattttccatatattcttacccccttattaccccaaacttaaaatattgttcccttataactacaagtacgtactgtagtggtactctgttgttacaaataggtacctTTGTAAATTcagtttaattacgcggtactttgcgggtcgtaaaataaagtgttaccactgTTTCAATATTCATTTGCATATTATGTCTGAAGCAAGATTatgtacacatttaaaaaccAATTTAATAAGAGACAAACTAATACAATTTTCATAACTAAGCAGACTAAGTTTTTGTATAATATTGCAATGATGccatttatttggtttcttgtccagaattttaagtgtttgtttatatagaGATCTAACAGGTTTAATAGTCAGATGAGAAACCTGACTCCAGACAGTCACACAATAAGATAAACAATTCAAATTTGATCTGATTGTTTTACACAGCCTCTGCACATCAAATTTTAAATGAGAATCTAAAATAACacctaaatatttaaaatcgtTAACTGTCTCTATTGCCTTTTGattgctgttgttgttgaatTGTTGAACATCCTGTTAACAGACTTTGTAAAGCCTGTTTCTTGATGACTTCCCTGCATCTTGGATTCTTTACACACAAGGCTACTGTACATTTCatgtaatataaaaacattgatTATATTTCTCACCCCATCCAATGAGAGAGAGCTTGACCATGTAGTGCTTGATGTGAATGTTGAAGACTCTGACCAGAAGAAGATAGAGGTGCAGAGCTTCAATGGCCATCCAGGTGAAACAACACAACAGACTGTAGTGTATCGTCACagcaataaacacacaaacttcATTTATATTCAGTGTGGCGGCCCATTCACTGAGCATGAAGCTGATGTTGAGGTGAAACAGAGCAGCGCTCAGAGACACATGGATGCTGGTGGACACTTCTTTCCTGGCATTACTGAAAAACACACAGTTAACTTTTTAACTGTTTGACATGTTTAACAAATCTCTAGTCACCCATGTTCTGTAAATGTTAacaaaattaaacttttgtacAATATGTTTTCTGCAATAGTCATAGTCATTTATATGCAAACTAAAAGTCTTTTCTGCACTCTTTTCTACAacttttctaccttttttctgagattGTGTAGTGGTCTTAGACTTTTGGAGACCACTGCATTACTATGACATGAATAAAAATTGCACTGTGGCTTTGAATTTTTCACATTCACACATTTACTTTGGATGTAGCTCATTCATGTAAGTAATAATGTGAATCAGAGATTAGGTCCatatacatttaattgaaaacaTAAGGAACTGCACCTGTTGACAATATAGGACAATATGGAGAAAGCAGAAAATACGGCAGACAGACTGCAGCCTATATAGCTGATGTATGACAAGATTTCCCACTGTTTTTCATCAATATTCGTCATATTAATCTGTTATGAGTGAATTGAGCACAAATAGCATTGTAATGTTTATGAGGATGATATAAATCAATTAATAATTCCATCATTATTTAATGCATCAAATAGAAAGTCACTATAGGTTCTCACCATAAGCAAAGCAAATGGAGTCATTTGAGCATAGGAACAATTCACAACATATTGGCTGCAGGGGCGGGTCTAGAGAATTTTTCATGGGGGGGCCGGACTGGGGCACAGACTTAGAGAGGGGTGgcacatttaaatacatataaacagtGAATTAGTGTAACTTGCCCTACATTGAAGgtaataatactgtatactgtatcctgatacattcagtacatttaaacctcctgatgtgtttttgttttaacctcCCTCTGGTCTCTGCATGTAATACAAATACCTTGGTTTGCAGAAAAGTCAGTGGACTACTGCTGCATCTTCCTCTCTTCCCTCTCCTCATGCCTTTCTGCTtctatctctctttttttcttcaaaatgaagaaATTCTGAATTTTTTGAGACCTTTTCATTGGTCCTATTGCCTgtatctgactgtctgtctgtccctaaagaaataataatgcatttttctcAGTTACTTTGTCAAGTCATAAACTAATTTATTTCCTAAAGTTGAATGTTGTCCGCATATCatcttaataaagatattacatttggtagggatgttaaccgatgaccgtttgaccgatggttgaccgtatcaacgttaacctgtcaaagttgtcggttgtcggttaaaaaaagggatctgtaaaGGGCTATTATAGACTAAACcctactacagttagtcatctctttctttccaagatctttttgtgtgaagtgaacaaatccctcacactcagtttttcataactggtctgtttgtactttataaaccaataaaaaaacatttggcgtgAGGTCACTGCTTTTGGTTTCGCATGttcacaaggtttgcgaaaagtaaatgctacaggctattttttgataaattcctttattcgaatagtaaataaaatacagtaatacaataattaaaattaaagtctctcctggttgtgttccaaattattaacatttatgtcttttaggctaacagtaaagtgcagagtaagttttgtttctgtaaatcctcagccatgatttttaccactttattaagttttgctttgtagaaagcatttctttgaagtgaatttcgttttgtataaattgtatcttaattttaataaatgtttaatcaaccaaatgcatgtatttattaaataaaaagcaaatatagcagagtatataattaccggtccgtgcatgaaggcgccggcactgcgcgttcacttgcattgcattgttaattagaacgcacctcatcataattaaataaaactcagcgtaggcctatatgcctcatacaagcattaaatatctttgctgcatttgttctagaacaaaaacagtgcgagacctgctttggccggtgcttttacacattctgaaggtgcccgtttaatccattggttttatcgtgttgcagtctattaggcaacattccgcataagatgggtttagatttggaaatacattacatctatatttcagtggtaacagaaaaggtgatgatgatcatcctatgtctttaatattactaccccaaactaaagcgcagtctctcttctgagctgtcattttattaaatgagccgcggaaattttcaaatgagcttcacaaacgcctttattttcaagttcaacgcgatcacctagtacctaaactatttcAAAACTAAGCACGGCGCCGCGTTTGCGGGACTCATGTTTGgcgctgtaggggatttaaaaagtattgtgaggtctgtgtgtgtgtgtgtgagccggaggcagagcgcagagagatgggagttgcgaaattgcaggcgcggctcgaaatggctgtttattttaaatagcatagcatattttaaactaataggcctatcagttaaccggtttcaaccggccaatgaggctcggtggccggtcaagaacatttttcgttttcgccatccctaTCATTTGGTTGTATTAAATGGCATATTGCACAGAGCCCCAGTGAGTTAATGTATAGAAAGAaataatgtttatgttgttttctttaaatatgctTCTGAGGCTGTGGTCTGTTGCATGAAGCTATTTGAACAACAAACTCTTAATTTTCAAAATTCAGAGTAAGTTTGGAGTCGACAAATCTAGATAAATCCAAACTGGTTTAGATCAGGATCAGATGTTGGACAGTGCTTGGTTTAAACTTTGTGTTTTATCTAGAGTTTGCAAAGCCTGTGCACCTGAAAGTGAAACCTGCTTCATGCAACATAAAATGTACTTAACAAAAGGAAAACAGTTAATAGCAATGAATGTTTAGAGGCTGAGGAAATTCTAGACGTTTATTCATAGTCGTAtgacatgttaatgtttttgcatgcgCCGAATCAACGCAAAGCTCTCTCCGTGTGTcgactattgagggcacttgtttgtcgtcttaaataaacccatgcacacacagacggcGCAGCTTAAACAGTCACTCCCCAGGTAGCCAGTGCATTCGGGCCAGATCCGGCTGAGTGTCGGCGCACACGGCTGTGTTCTGGCTGCGGCTTACCAGCATTAAGCCAGCACTGGCCCAGCAAAAATTGCCAGATTCGGCTAGGCTGTGGATATGCGGATTTGGTCCGATTTTGGCTGACAAATGGcatattttccacatattgGCTTTCACATTTCacgtttgttttaataaaaatatattaatttaacaattgatatgcatataattgtttctatttaatgttttgataattgtttttAGTTTTCCTGATTAATGGTAGCCTATGTCAATAAGTGAAAAGTAGTGTGAGGAAAAGTTAAGCTTAGAAATTTTTCCCTAATAAAATAAGGGAAGGGGAGaagcatattttaatgttaagaaTAGGTTTGTAGAGGCATAAAGTGCCATTAGCCTATTGAATGTAAGTATCTGGGCTATTAAGTTTAtactgaaatattttctatgtatgtaatatttcaacaaacacatattgtattaattaatgGTCAAATACTAAATtaagattttataaaaaatgtaataagcTGTAAAGCTTGTCAATTTGTTTACTTTATTACAACTACAATTTTTCATCCCTTTTCCAGAATTTGAACTAATTTGATCATAAAGATTGATCTATTTATAATTTATCGATTACAATTTTTAGACAATTTAAAAGCTGGTTAAaggaacttttattttggaaaaagAACTGCTGCTGTTTCAAGACATGCGCACTAGCTGCGACATCTAGTGACGACATTTACCGGGCTTTAACGGTTGTTGCTGCATGAAGTCTGCTGCAATTTCTCTGAGGTAAGACTTTTTGGaagttatttaacataattttaatgcataaaatatttatactctGCACATATTAGATATAtgtaaacttcatttaaaagaAGGACAAACTGGTGTGACTGATATAGTATAcgtaattttttaaatgaccaCAATCCCGCTTCAACAAatatgtaaattagcatttgaatttattattaaaatactgaAGTCTTTCTAGATAAATTTGAGTAGAAAAtcgatttttataatttatctgACAAGGAGAATTCGGACATAAGAAATGAACTCTGCTCAGTTTAATGAACTTACTTAAACAGTAATATTTCGTttagcaaaacaaacaaataatatttcGCAACTCATACAACTGGTCTGAGGATTTGCCTCAGCAGTCTATGCAGCAGGCGGGAGTAACTGAGGGATCGTGAAGCTATTCTGCTAAACACTCGTAGCCACCTCAGCCAGTTCCGCTATTATACAGCTGACTGaggtaattttttttaccaagGTATAACTTTGTCTGGTACAGAAAACGTTTAAATTTCACAGAATAGAGAGCATTGCAGCTACAGGACACAGCTGGTAGTTAAACTTCTTTACTTAAAGTGCACCTGCAGTAAAAATAT belongs to Paramisgurnus dabryanus chromosome 2, PD_genome_1.1, whole genome shotgun sequence and includes:
- the LOC135743628 gene encoding adhesion G-protein coupled receptor G6-like; translation: MTPFALLMINMTNIDEKQWEILSYISYIGCSLSAVFSAFSILSYIVNSNARKEVSTSIHVSLSAALFHLNISFMLSEWAATLNINEVCVFIAVTIHYSLLCCFTWMAIEALHLYLLLVRVFNIHIKHYMVKLSLIGWGVPALLVGSLLSVHSSSSVYGTKNITLSDTNQTNAICWTTDGVILYAVNISYFILVFLFNSVILILVSRLIFRLQKSDNRPKSKTTCKNASTVLGLMSLLGTTWGLAFFTSGYTNYPILYLFCIFNSTQGFYIFLWMCLTGRTKKQQEEKRTTPTDT